The following coding sequences lie in one Borreliella spielmanii genomic window:
- the bpuR gene encoding transcriptional regulator BpuR: protein MGERGEVYSEKLFTESERTYFFNVKENRKGDYFLNIVESKRSPSGDFERHSIFVYEENISEFESNLLKAIAVIKQKVSTGSVDSSMRHNKGYGEYDERSKLDDSKFHKKTHLSGGRFKKKDY, encoded by the coding sequence ATGGGAGAGAGAGGGGAAGTATACTCTGAGAAGTTATTTACAGAGTCTGAGAGAACTTATTTTTTTAATGTCAAGGAAAATAGAAAAGGAGATTATTTTTTAAATATTGTAGAGAGCAAAAGAAGTCCAAGTGGAGATTTTGAAAGGCATTCTATTTTTGTATATGAAGAAAATATAAGTGAGTTTGAATCCAATTTGCTTAAGGCAATAGCGGTTATTAAGCAGAAAGTGTCTACAGGGTCTGTTGATTCTTCTATGAGGCATAACAAAGGGTATGGTGAATATGACGAGAGATCTAAATTAGACGATTCTAAATTTCATAAGAAAACTCATTTATCAGGCGGGAGATTTAAAAAGAAGGATTATTAA
- a CDS encoding ribonuclease HII has protein sequence MICGIDEVGRGCIFGPILSAAVVFKKKPNFIKELDDSKKLKKEKREYLSSLILENSYYAFAEISNITIEKINIHNASLLAMQTAYENLKLNCSLVFVDGKFVPKITAKTVKAIIKGDSIIDEIKAASIIAKVKRDKLMDEYDKIYPLYLLKKNKGYPTKEHKNAIKKHGVLSLHRKSFKLI, from the coding sequence ATGATTTGCGGAATAGATGAAGTTGGAAGAGGCTGCATTTTTGGACCTATTCTAAGTGCTGCTGTAGTTTTTAAAAAAAAACCTAACTTTATAAAAGAATTGGATGATTCTAAAAAACTAAAAAAAGAAAAAAGGGAGTACCTATCCTCATTAATACTTGAAAATTCATATTATGCATTCGCTGAAATTTCAAATATAACAATAGAAAAAATAAATATTCATAACGCATCTCTTCTTGCAATGCAAACTGCATACGAAAACCTAAAATTAAATTGTAGTTTAGTATTTGTAGATGGCAAATTTGTTCCAAAAATAACAGCAAAAACTGTTAAAGCAATAATTAAAGGAGATTCAATAATAGATGAAATAAAAGCTGCCTCAATTATTGCTAAAGTTAAAAGAGATAAACTTATGGATGAATACGATAAAATTTATCCATTATATTTACTCAAAAAAAATAAAGGATACCCCACAAAAGAACATAAAAATGCAATAAAAAAACATGGGGTTTTAAGCCTTCATAGAAAAAGTTTTAAACTAATTTAA
- a CDS encoding AAA family ATPase, translating to MVLKKIALLGFKSFLNRQELEIGENLSFIVGPNGCGKSNLIDAVRFCMGEDNLKFLRVEDISDLISVSKLGKSNFAEITLFFSNIDGEKSTLREFGGGFYIRRRLYKDGSSEYYFNNKILNFQDYSRLLNRFQFKKSPYMFITQGRVEDISLGRNVNLKSLIEQASGIDVLKIEEEEALKNFKQSNQNLSSLLALQENLRQKYDNIKSVYLLRKKHQDLSQKLEALEKTITLKRLFNINFDINVLKGKLNLDGLSRFLSSGFKEKLEFYSFREKNVVSNIQALEKDLELMKSKILGLEIKIQKLEQEKTAKINLEDKFVKSKCKFEDKKKSINNDLYQLNSLLKEKKNDFFSLSDEINRYTKSFFELVDLIISVLKNAKLEELVLLKDNILDSLKLFEESLSIKYIKEIRVNLIKYISKDENLLALLKDKIEPIFNQNINLKKFLLEKNALKSNIAKEITNIERLIEEKTLQLNDVLGELEYIELSKFKNLDEIKLIDGNLEFLFESKNSLDEELKDLYLKFENLNLEKSNIELSLSNLISTSKASKESFKEKDLSSLGFLNDFKKTNYYEYIKKQTEYEFLLNSNVSIKSEIENFNISNKMSDKFELEEDLVTRELLYKEIDSINLGDYVFFNIDKEFDETKDRFEKVSLQVEDLKLSKNSLQKLQKKIKNEIYKKFRESFDEINKNFSYFFKKIFKGTAILFYNENSDNVEIRINFSNKFIKNNNMLSGGESTLVSMAFLFALYYYSPACFCMLDEIDAALDFENSKKLSLLLKELGKKIQLLVITHNAYVSEGGENLIGITLDNGESKVFNI from the coding sequence TTGGTTTTAAAAAAAATAGCACTTTTGGGATTTAAGTCTTTTTTAAATAGACAAGAGCTTGAAATAGGTGAAAATTTAAGTTTTATTGTGGGGCCTAATGGATGCGGCAAGAGTAATCTTATTGATGCTGTTCGTTTTTGTATGGGAGAAGATAATTTAAAATTTTTAAGAGTTGAAGATATTTCCGATTTAATTTCTGTTTCAAAATTAGGAAAATCCAATTTTGCAGAAATAACTCTTTTTTTTAGTAACATTGATGGTGAAAAATCGACTTTAAGGGAATTTGGGGGGGGGTTTTATATTCGCAGGCGTCTTTATAAGGATGGTTCGAGCGAGTATTATTTTAATAATAAAATTTTAAATTTCCAAGATTACAGCAGACTTTTGAATAGGTTCCAGTTTAAAAAATCACCTTATATGTTTATAACTCAAGGTAGGGTTGAAGACATTTCTTTAGGAAGAAATGTAAATCTTAAATCTTTGATTGAACAGGCAAGTGGAATAGATGTTTTAAAAATTGAAGAAGAAGAGGCTCTGAAAAATTTTAAGCAATCTAATCAAAATTTATCATCTTTGTTGGCCTTGCAAGAAAATTTAAGGCAAAAGTATGACAACATAAAAAGCGTTTACCTTTTGAGAAAAAAACATCAAGATTTAAGTCAAAAATTAGAAGCTTTAGAAAAAACAATAACATTAAAAAGGCTTTTTAATATTAATTTTGATATTAATGTCTTAAAAGGTAAATTAAATTTAGATGGTTTGAGTAGATTTTTGTCTTCTGGTTTTAAGGAAAAGTTGGAATTTTATTCATTTAGAGAAAAAAATGTTGTTAGTAATATTCAAGCATTAGAAAAGGATCTTGAGCTTATGAAATCTAAAATTTTAGGATTAGAGATTAAGATTCAAAAATTAGAGCAAGAAAAGACGGCAAAGATAAATTTAGAAGATAAGTTTGTCAAGAGTAAATGTAAGTTTGAAGATAAAAAAAAATCTATAAATAACGATTTATATCAATTAAATAGCTTGCTTAAAGAAAAGAAAAATGATTTTTTTTCGTTAAGTGATGAGATTAATAGATATACTAAAAGTTTTTTTGAACTTGTTGATTTAATTATATCTGTATTAAAGAATGCTAAATTAGAAGAGCTTGTTTTATTAAAAGATAATATATTAGACTCTCTTAAACTTTTTGAAGAATCATTGAGTATAAAATATATTAAAGAGATTAGAGTAAATTTAATAAAATATATAAGTAAAGATGAGAATCTTTTGGCTTTATTGAAGGATAAAATTGAGCCTATTTTCAATCAAAATATTAATTTAAAAAAATTTTTGCTTGAAAAAAATGCTTTAAAATCAAATATTGCTAAAGAGATAACAAATATTGAAAGATTAATTGAAGAAAAGACACTTCAATTAAATGATGTATTAGGAGAGCTTGAATATATAGAGCTTTCTAAATTTAAAAATTTGGACGAAATCAAACTTATAGATGGTAATTTAGAATTTTTATTTGAATCTAAGAATAGTCTTGATGAAGAGCTTAAGGATTTGTATTTAAAGTTTGAAAATTTAAATTTAGAAAAGAGCAATATTGAGCTTAGTTTAAGCAATCTTATTAGTACTTCAAAAGCCAGCAAAGAGTCTTTTAAGGAGAAAGATTTAAGCTCTTTAGGGTTTTTAAATGATTTTAAAAAAACTAATTATTATGAATATATAAAAAAACAGACAGAATACGAATTTCTTTTGAATTCTAATGTAAGTATTAAGAGCGAAATAGAAAATTTCAATATTTCTAATAAAATGTCTGATAAATTTGAATTGGAAGAGGATCTTGTAACTAGAGAGCTATTATATAAAGAGATTGATTCAATCAATCTAGGTGATTATGTATTTTTCAATATTGATAAAGAATTTGATGAAACTAAGGATCGTTTTGAAAAAGTAAGTTTACAAGTAGAAGATTTAAAGCTTTCAAAAAATTCATTACAAAAGCTTCAAAAAAAAATAAAAAATGAGATTTATAAAAAATTTAGAGAATCATTTGATGAGATTAATAAAAATTTTTCTTACTTTTTTAAAAAAATTTTCAAAGGAACTGCCATTCTTTTTTATAATGAAAATTCCGATAATGTTGAAATTAGAATAAATTTTTCAAACAAATTTATTAAAAATAACAACATGCTTTCAGGGGGTGAGAGCACTTTAGTTAGTATGGCCTTTTTGTTTGCGCTTTATTATTATTCCCCTGCTTGTTTTTGTATGCTTGATGAAATAGATGCAGCCCTTGATTTTGAGAACAGTAAAAAACTCTCTTTACTTTTAAAAGAATTGGGGAAAAAAATTCAACTTTTAGTAATAACCCATAATGCATATGTTTCTGAGGGTGGTGAAAATTTGATAGGTATTACGCTTGATAATGGTGAAAGCAAGGTGTTTAATATATAA
- a CDS encoding tetratricopeptide repeat protein, protein MIKKYLIYISLLFIVFEVCPEPTFISQGDSYELDFSSREVDINVNTNSKFNLSFKDESWIYVKSNENGVFIKLIGESYENGAVFTFQTFKKEGKIKLIFSYQNVKDSREFNKIVVLKITKKFEVENPYGGGSDKNKDIRSNNNLQFGRDSIKPTYLEVVTRALNLSYINDYKGAIDLLNKYNFNDDKYILLKAEIYYKNRDYLKSYENYLKLKSRCFQSIVFDLIKLGIKLNIKEEVLENTRYLVEKNIDFSESVYLEIFEFLLTKGEYEFALNFSSLYFPKYINSSFLDKYNYLLGKLYESESKHKDFLKALHCYQLVIDNYPFSDYYERAKIRYLFLKRFF, encoded by the coding sequence ATGATTAAAAAATATTTGATTTATATAAGTTTGCTATTTATTGTTTTTGAAGTTTGTCCTGAGCCAACTTTTATAAGTCAAGGTGATTCTTATGAGCTTGACTTTAGCAGTAGAGAAGTAGATATTAATGTAAATACCAATTCAAAGTTTAACCTTTCTTTTAAAGATGAGTCTTGGATTTATGTCAAAAGCAATGAAAATGGAGTTTTTATTAAGCTAATTGGAGAATCTTATGAGAACGGGGCCGTTTTTACTTTTCAAACTTTTAAAAAAGAAGGCAAAATTAAGTTAATTTTCAGCTACCAAAATGTTAAAGATTCAAGGGAATTTAATAAAATAGTTGTCTTGAAAATTACAAAGAAGTTTGAAGTTGAAAATCCATATGGTGGTGGCTCTGATAAGAATAAGGACATCAGAAGTAACAATAACCTTCAATTTGGAAGGGACAGTATTAAGCCAACCTATTTAGAAGTTGTTACCAGAGCTTTGAATTTATCTTATATAAATGATTACAAAGGAGCAATAGATTTGCTTAATAAGTATAATTTTAATGATGATAAATATATTTTATTAAAGGCGGAAATTTATTATAAAAATAGAGATTATTTAAAATCTTATGAAAATTATTTGAAGTTGAAGAGCAGATGCTTTCAAAGCATTGTTTTTGATTTAATTAAGCTTGGTATAAAATTAAATATTAAAGAAGAGGTCTTAGAGAACACCAGATATTTAGTTGAAAAGAATATTGATTTTTCTGAGAGTGTTTATCTTGAGATCTTTGAATTCTTATTAACAAAGGGGGAGTATGAGTTTGCTTTAAACTTTAGTTCTCTTTACTTTCCTAAGTATATTAATTCAAGCTTTTTAGATAAATATAATTATTTGTTGGGAAAACTTTATGAGTCTGAGAGTAAACATAAAGATTTTTTAAAGGCTTTACATTGTTATCAATTAGTTATTGATAATTACCCTTTTAGTGATTATTACGAGAGAGCCAAGATAAGATATTTATTTTTAAAGCGGTTTTTTTAG
- the phoU gene encoding phosphate signaling complex protein PhoU, protein MIRRRLTKQLEIIKDYLWDMKECVLKIIDDSLIALESKDKSLAKKIINEDEKIIDDYQYDIEDLCGRIIATEHPVATELREILAIIKIISSLERIADHATKIVRVVLLLESDLDDFDFLNLYFKPLREMADTAKEMLSDIFDAYFDGDFTKILKIVKYDNIIDKLFSKQKSIVVDAMKKNPENLDYLLNILFLNSFLERVGDHVATIGELLYFIRIGEKVNLT, encoded by the coding sequence ATGATACGAAGAAGGCTTACTAAACAACTTGAAATAATAAAAGATTATCTTTGGGATATGAAAGAATGTGTGCTTAAAATTATAGATGACTCTTTAATAGCCTTAGAATCTAAAGATAAAAGTTTAGCTAAAAAAATAATCAATGAAGATGAAAAAATAATAGATGATTATCAATATGATATTGAGGATTTGTGCGGGAGAATAATTGCGACTGAGCACCCTGTTGCTACAGAGCTTAGAGAAATTTTAGCAATTATTAAAATAATAAGTTCTCTTGAAAGGATTGCAGATCATGCTACTAAGATTGTAAGAGTTGTTCTTCTTCTTGAATCAGATTTGGACGATTTCGATTTTCTTAATCTGTATTTTAAACCTTTAAGAGAAATGGCCGATACAGCTAAAGAGATGTTATCTGATATTTTTGATGCGTATTTTGATGGAGATTTTACTAAAATATTAAAGATAGTTAAGTATGACAATATAATAGATAAATTATTCTCAAAGCAAAAAAGTATTGTTGTTGATGCAATGAAAAAAAATCCTGAAAATTTGGATTATCTTTTAAACATATTATTTTTAAATAGTTTTTTAGAAAGAGTGGGTGATCATGTAGCAACAATTGGCGAGTTGCTCTATTTTATTAGAATAGGTGAGAAAGTAAATTTAACCTAG
- a CDS encoding CheR family methyltransferase, protein MNMNQNKFNLNINITKDELLRLIKIVYNNFGINLSEKKKMLIESRLSSLLKVKGFKNFTEYIDFLEKSTGNLQLIELVDKISTNHTYFFRESKHFDFLNNKILPKLAEKILKSENSEIRIWSAGCSSGEEPYTIAMILREYMENNKVNFKVKILATDISISVLHEAYEGIYPEDRIINLPKYLKNKYLNQLQYDKFQVKEILKKMVYFKKLNLMDEKFPFNKKFDLIFCRNVMIYFDEKTRNNLANKFNYYLKNDSYLLIGHSETIRGNKNLEYIMPATYKKN, encoded by the coding sequence GTGAATATGAATCAAAACAAATTTAACCTTAATATAAATATAACTAAAGACGAACTTTTAAGATTAATAAAAATAGTTTACAATAATTTTGGAATCAATCTCAGCGAGAAAAAAAAGATGCTAATTGAAAGTAGATTATCATCTCTTCTTAAGGTTAAAGGTTTTAAAAATTTTACTGAATACATTGACTTTTTAGAAAAAAGCACTGGGAATCTTCAATTAATTGAATTAGTAGACAAAATATCAACAAATCATACCTATTTTTTCAGGGAATCTAAACATTTTGATTTCTTAAATAACAAAATATTACCCAAGCTTGCTGAAAAAATATTAAAATCGGAAAACTCAGAAATTAGAATATGGTCAGCCGGATGCTCAAGTGGTGAAGAGCCTTATACAATTGCAATGATATTAAGAGAATACATGGAAAATAATAAAGTAAATTTTAAAGTTAAAATCTTAGCAACAGACATTTCAATTAGCGTTCTACACGAAGCTTATGAGGGGATTTATCCTGAAGATCGTATAATAAATTTACCCAAATATTTAAAAAATAAATATTTAAATCAACTTCAATATGATAAATTTCAAGTTAAAGAAATTTTAAAAAAAATGGTTTACTTTAAAAAATTAAATTTAATGGATGAGAAATTTCCATTTAACAAAAAATTTGATCTGATATTTTGCAGAAACGTTATGATCTATTTTGACGAAAAAACTAGAAACAACCTTGCCAATAAATTCAATTACTACCTGAAAAATGATTCTTATCTTTTAATTGGACATTCAGAAACAATTCGGGGAAACAAAAATCTTGAATACATAATGCCTGCCACTTATAAGAAGAATTAA